One genomic region from bacterium encodes:
- a CDS encoding ABC transporter substrate-binding protein, which yields MAGSSRRWSNAAALALAVVLVGVLAAHGAPLSGAPFEINAILPLTGGAAFLGGPESQALQILERFANDQGGIQGRPIRFVIQDDQTSPQLAVQLANQVMAKRVPVILGSTLVAICRAMAPLMKDGPVMYCFSPGIHPDEGGYVFTSSVSTRDLAQASITFLRGKGWTRLAILTSTDATGQDAEEGINAAVALPQNQGVQVVAREHFNTQDVSVAAQIARIAAAQPQTLIAWSTGAPIGTVFKGIAQGGLNIPVFTTNGNQTYAQMQQYAAFLPQELYIPTSTWPAYETLQPGRVKQAQKVFFDAFHAANLKPDLGASIAWDPAVLVIEALRHLGPAATATQIRDYLVHLRGIAGINGIYDFKTSPQRGLNLRDAIVTRWNPAKQAWDPVSGPGGAPAK from the coding sequence ATGGCAGGGTCATCGCGGAGATGGTCGAACGCGGCGGCGCTTGCGCTGGCCGTGGTGCTCGTCGGTGTCCTGGCCGCCCACGGCGCGCCCCTGTCCGGCGCGCCGTTCGAGATCAACGCCATTCTCCCCCTCACGGGTGGCGCAGCCTTCCTGGGGGGGCCCGAGAGCCAAGCGCTGCAGATCCTGGAGCGCTTCGCGAACGACCAGGGCGGGATCCAGGGACGCCCGATCCGCTTCGTGATCCAGGACGATCAAACGAGTCCCCAGTTGGCCGTCCAGCTCGCCAATCAGGTGATGGCCAAGCGAGTCCCGGTGATCCTGGGGTCCACGCTCGTGGCCATCTGCAGGGCGATGGCCCCCCTGATGAAGGACGGTCCGGTGATGTACTGCTTCTCGCCCGGCATCCACCCCGACGAGGGGGGCTACGTCTTTACCTCCAGCGTTTCCACGCGAGACTTGGCCCAGGCCAGCATCACATTCTTGCGGGGGAAGGGATGGACGCGCCTCGCCATCCTGACGTCCACGGACGCCACGGGTCAGGACGCGGAGGAAGGGATCAATGCCGCGGTGGCGCTGCCGCAGAATCAAGGCGTGCAGGTGGTGGCCCGGGAGCACTTCAACACGCAGGATGTCAGCGTAGCCGCCCAAATTGCGCGGATCGCGGCTGCGCAGCCGCAGACCCTGATCGCGTGGAGCACGGGGGCGCCGATCGGGACGGTGTTCAAGGGAATCGCCCAGGGCGGGCTCAACATTCCCGTCTTCACCACGAACGGCAACCAGACATACGCGCAGATGCAGCAGTACGCGGCGTTCCTGCCCCAGGAGCTGTACATCCCCACAAGCACGTGGCCCGCGTACGAGACGCTCCAGCCCGGTCGCGTGAAGCAGGCCCAGAAGGTCTTTTTCGATGCGTTTCACGCCGCCAACCTCAAGCCCGACCTCGGAGCGTCCATCGCGTGGGACCCGGCCGTGCTCGTCATCGAGGCGCTGCGGCACCTGGGCCCTGCGGCGACCGCGACGCAGATCCGCGACTACCTCGTGCACCTCAGGGGGATCGCCGGCATTAACGGCATCTATGATTTCAAGACGAGCCCGCAGAGAGGACTGAATCTCAGGGATGCGATCGTGACGCGGTGGAATCCCGCCAAGCAAGCCTGGGATCCCGTGAGCGGTCCGGGCGGCGCGCCCGCGAAGTAG
- a CDS encoding cobalamin-independent methionine synthase II family protein, which translates to MDARHRADHVGSFLRPPELLEARRGAAADPERLRAIEDRHIQRILAKQQELGFDVFTDGELRRRHFMSDFTDAVEGFDQGDAVAMPWQAGTAADAPVGSVSGIVTERLRQVRRLTAHEVPFLRAHCPGTIKMTLPSATQFPAIAYKRGVTDKFYPDHSALLRGIVRIIKAEVEALVADGVHYVQIDAPRYSYYVDPKWRDHIQAETGLEPDAALEEAIRADNACLESVRGAKATLAMHLCRGNRRGHWFAEGGYDPIAEKLFGTLQVDRFLLEYDDERSGTFEPLRFVPRGKTVVLGLVSSKRPQLESKRELLRRIEEASRYVPLENLALSPQCGFGTTMEGSPLSEGDQWAKLRLVAETAREMWR; encoded by the coding sequence ATGGACGCGCGCCACCGAGCCGACCACGTGGGCAGTTTCCTGCGGCCGCCCGAACTCCTCGAGGCGAGGCGGGGCGCCGCGGCGGATCCCGAGCGCCTCCGGGCGATCGAGGACCGTCACATCCAGCGCATCCTCGCCAAGCAGCAGGAGCTGGGGTTTGACGTCTTCACGGACGGGGAGCTGCGCCGGCGCCACTTCATGAGCGACTTCACGGATGCGGTGGAAGGCTTCGACCAGGGGGACGCGGTGGCCATGCCCTGGCAGGCCGGGACCGCCGCGGACGCGCCGGTCGGCAGCGTGTCCGGCATTGTCACCGAAAGGCTGCGGCAGGTCCGGCGCCTGACCGCGCATGAAGTTCCGTTTCTCCGGGCACACTGCCCGGGGACGATCAAGATGACCCTCCCGAGCGCCACCCAGTTCCCCGCGATCGCGTACAAACGAGGAGTGACCGACAAGTTCTATCCGGACCACTCCGCCCTCCTCAGGGGCATCGTCAGGATCATCAAGGCCGAGGTGGAGGCGCTCGTCGCAGACGGTGTGCACTATGTCCAGATCGACGCCCCCCGCTACAGCTATTACGTCGACCCGAAATGGCGCGACCACATCCAGGCCGAGACGGGGTTGGAGCCGGATGCTGCGCTGGAGGAGGCGATCCGGGCGGACAACGCCTGCTTGGAGAGCGTCCGCGGCGCGAAGGCGACACTGGCGATGCACCTCTGCCGCGGCAACAGGCGCGGCCACTGGTTCGCTGAGGGCGGCTACGATCCGATCGCCGAGAAGCTGTTCGGCACGCTCCAGGTCGACCGCTTCCTGCTGGAGTACGACGACGAGCGCTCGGGCACGTTCGAGCCGCTCCGGTTCGTTCCCCGGGGCAAGACCGTGGTCCTCGGGTTGGTCAGCAGCAAGCGGCCCCAGCTCGAGTCCAAGCGCGAGCTGCTCCGCCGGATCGAGGAGGCGTCGCGGTACGTGCCGCTGGAGAACCTGGCGCTCAGCCCTCAGTGCGGGTTCGGCACCACGATGGAGGGGAGCCCTCTGTCCGAAGGCGACCAGTGGGCCAAGCTTCGTCTCGTCGCCGAGACCGCGCGGGAGATGTGGCGATAG
- a CDS encoding ABC transporter substrate-binding protein yields MGASLPLVVACGDYDRTRPLFDGRVLIEGCDPTFLPQPPEEIFFRAFVHEEFDVSELSLSSYTIRRSKGDCPYVAIPVFISRTFRHSAVYVRTDRDINRPEDLRGRRVGIPEYQQTAAVWVRGLLQDDHGVAPRDLRWVSGGMEMPGRVEKVHFTVPDGVSLEAAPEGKTLSGMLEAGELDALIAPRAPSCFTRGVPQVGRLFTNFGVDEEEYYRRTGIFPIMHIVGIKTALAARHPWLPASIYKAFSAAKDIAVAALSDPNALSVSLPSLTWNAEQAKALMGRDFWSYGLDENAQTLEVFLRYHFEQGLSARRLTPAALFASSTTSQWKI; encoded by the coding sequence ATGGGAGCGTCCCTTCCTCTGGTGGTCGCCTGTGGAGACTACGACCGAACGCGGCCGCTCTTTGACGGCCGGGTGCTCATCGAAGGATGCGATCCGACATTCCTGCCGCAGCCTCCCGAGGAGATCTTCTTCAGAGCGTTCGTGCACGAGGAGTTCGACGTCTCCGAGTTGTCTTTGAGCAGCTATACCATCCGCCGGTCGAAGGGCGATTGTCCATACGTCGCCATTCCGGTGTTCATTTCACGCACGTTCCGGCATTCGGCGGTCTACGTGCGGACGGACCGCGACATTAACCGGCCCGAGGATCTACGCGGCCGCCGGGTCGGGATTCCCGAGTACCAGCAGACGGCTGCGGTCTGGGTCCGCGGACTGCTGCAGGACGACCATGGGGTGGCGCCGCGAGACCTCCGTTGGGTATCCGGGGGAATGGAGATGCCGGGCCGCGTCGAGAAGGTGCACTTCACCGTGCCCGACGGCGTTTCCCTGGAAGCGGCCCCGGAAGGCAAGACGTTGTCGGGAATGCTGGAAGCGGGCGAGCTCGACGCGCTCATTGCGCCGCGCGCGCCGTCATGTTTCACCCGCGGCGTTCCGCAGGTCGGTCGCCTCTTCACCAATTTTGGCGTGGACGAGGAAGAGTATTACCGCCGTACCGGAATCTTCCCGATCATGCACATCGTCGGCATCAAGACGGCACTGGCGGCCCGTCACCCTTGGCTCCCGGCCAGCATCTACAAAGCCTTCTCGGCCGCGAAGGACATCGCGGTGGCGGCGTTGAGCGATCCAAACGCGCTCAGCGTCAGCCTGCCGTCCCTGACCTGGAACGCCGAGCAGGCGAAGGCGCTCATGGGCAGGGACTTTTGGTCGTATGGACTTGATGAGAACGCCCAGACCTTGGAGGTGTTTCTGCGCTACCACTTCGAGCAGGGCCTGTCCGCACGCCGGCTGACCCCGGCCGCGCTGTTCGCTTCGAGCACCACGTCCCAGTGGAAGATCTGA